Proteins co-encoded in one Setaria viridis chromosome 9, Setaria_viridis_v4.0, whole genome shotgun sequence genomic window:
- the LOC117840236 gene encoding non-specific lipid transfer protein GPI-anchored 16: protein MRRDRMAAAVAALLLLAAAMSAAPASGQAVATSCTASLITTFTPCLNFVTGSTNGGGSPTQQCCGSLAEMVRTGADCACLILTGNVPFSLPINRTLAISLPKLCSSTSVPLQCRDTATQIPAPGPVAFAPALPPLPPIPPESSQEPESPGATSPAVDSPPFSQRPVVVPSSAWRSSHVSTAVATVLSIAASIFV, encoded by the exons ATGAGGCGCGacaggatggcggcggcggtggcggcgctgctgctgctggcggcggccatgtcggcggcgccggcatcgGGGCAGGCGGTGGCGACATCGTGCACGGCGTCGCTGATCACGACGTTCACGCCGTGCCTCAACTTCGTGACGGGGAGCACCaacggcggcgggtcgccgacGCAGCAGTGCTGCGGCTCGCTGGCGGAGATGGTGCGCACGGGCGCCGACTGCGCCTGCCTCATCCTCACCGGGAACGTGCCCTTCAGCCTCCCCATCAACCGCACGctcgccatctccctccccaaGCTCTGCAGCTCCACGTCCGTCCCGCTGCAGTGCAGAG ACACAGCAACACAAATCCCAGCTCCAG GCCCCGTCGCATTTGCTCCGGCGCTGCCCCCTCTGC CACCGATTCCACCGGAATCTTCACAGGAGCCCGAGTCTCCGGGGgcgacgtcgccggcggtggACTCGCCGCCATTCAGCcagaggccggtggtggtgcccAGCTCGGCATGGAGGAGTTCTCACGTGTCCACGGCTGTCGCCACTGTGCTGTCGATAGCTGCATCCATTTTCGTTTGA
- the LOC117836711 gene encoding uncharacterized protein — MEEAKPATAKAPVEVTLRKFELSDVDAMMAWASDPQVAAVCRWDPYESTEPLLAFIRDVVLPHPWFRAICVAGGGDEEPRPVGAVSVSPTGDPCRAELGYVLARAHWGRGVATAAVKRTVAAVFGEVPGLERVEALVDVNNTASQRVLEKAGFTREAVLRKYGVVKGVVRDMVIFSFINADPVPE; from the coding sequence ATGGAGGAAGCCAAGCCCGCGACGGCGAAGGCGCCCGTGGAGGTGACGCTCCGGAAGTTCGAGCTGTCCGACGTGGACGCCATGATGGCGTGGGCGTCGGACCCGCAGGTGGCCGCCGTCTGCCGGTGGGACCCCTACGAGTCCACGGAGCCCCTGCTCGCCTTCATCCGCGACGTCGTGCTCCCGCACCCGTGGTTCCGCGCCATCtgtgtcgccggcggcggggacgaggagCCCCGCCCCGTGGGCGCGGTGTCCGTGTCGCCGACGGGGGACCCGTGCCGCGCCGAGCTCGGCTACGTGCTGGCGCGCGCGCACTGGGGCCGCGGCGTGGCGACGGCAGCCGTGAAGCGGACGGTGGCCGCGGTGTTCGGCGAGGTGCCGGGGCTGGAGCGCGTGGAGGCGCTGGTGGACGTGAACAACACGGCGTCGCAGCGCGTGCTGGAGAAGGCCGGGTTCACGCGGGAGGCCGTGCTCCGCAAGTACGGCGTCGTCAAGGGCGTCGTCCGGGACATGGTCATCTTCAGCTTCATCAACGCCGATCCGGTGCCCGAGTGA
- the LOC117838565 gene encoding uncharacterized protein translates to METILTIHLGSNLTPSIEHVTLLLIQINLASEAQRMDQEEAPAQPGSIRRADAVTLRPFELADVDAMMAWASDPEATAFMTWCAYTSRDVLLAFLRDAVLPHPWFRAVCLAGGDGEPRCPVGAVSVTPTADRCRAELGIVLARAHWGKGVATAALKRTVAAVFGDLEGVERVEAVVDVDNAASQRALEKAGFQREAVLRSYCVVKGRLRDMVIYSFISTDPLVD, encoded by the exons ATGGAGACCATTCTGACCATccatcttggctcaaacctcaCACCATCAATCGAACACGTCACTCTGCTGCTAATCCAGATTAA CTTAGCATCGGAGGCTCAGAGGATGGACCAAGAAGAAGCGCCGGCCCAGCCGGGGTCCATCCGTCGCGCGGACGCGGTCACGCTCCGGCCGTTCGAGCTCGCCGACGTCGACGCCATGATGGCGTGGGCGTCGGACCCCGAAGCCACGGCGTTCATGACGTGGTGCGCCTACACGTCCCGGGACGTCCTCCTCGCGTTCCTGCGCGACGCCGTCCTGCCGCACCCCTGGTTCCGCGCCGtctgcctcgccggcggcgacggcgagccgcGCTGCCCCGTGGGCGCGGTGTCCGTGACGCCGACGGCCGACCGGTGCCGCGCCGAGCTCGGCATCGTGCTGGCGCGCGCGCACTGGGGGAAGGGCGTGGCCACGGCGGCGCTGAAGCGCACGGTCGCCGCGGTGTTCGGCGACCTCGAGGGCGTGGAGCGCGTCGAGGCGGTCGTGGACGTCGACAACGCGGCGTCGCAGCGGGCGCTCGAGAAGGCTGGGTTCCAGCGGGAGGCCGTGCTGCGGAGCTACTGCGTGGTCAAGGGAAGGCTCAGGGACATGGTCATCTACAGCTTCATCTCCACTGACCCTCTCGTAGACTAG
- the LOC117836862 gene encoding non-specific lipid transfer protein GPI-anchored 11, translated as MAARAGALLLVAAVAAALVASSSAQSSGCTTTLISLYPCLNYISGNVSAPPSSCCSQLASVVQSNPQCLCAALSGDSSSLGGVTIDKTRALALPQACNVKTPPASKCNSAGGGNSPGAATPTTPSSGGVPASAAGAGTGGGSKATPTSPYLTTSGGASIRGAVSLALAFAAVAIYAV; from the exons ATGGCGGCAAGAGCAGGAGCGTTATTGCTCGTggctgccgtggcggcggcgctggtggcgtcgtcgtcggcgcagTCGTCCGGGTGCACGACGACGCTGATCAGCCTGTACCCGTGCCTCAATTACATCAGCGGCAACgtgtcggcgccgccgtcgtcgtgctgCTCGCAGCTCGCCAGCGTCGTGCAGTCCAACCCGCAGTGCCTCTGCGCCGCGCTCAGCGGCGACTCGTCGTCCCTCGGCGGCGTCACCATCGACAAGACGCGCGCGCTCGCGCTCCCCCAGGCCTGCAACGTCAAGACCCCGCCGGCGAGCAAGTGCAACT CTGCCGGCGGTGGCAACTCTCCGGGCGCCGCGACGCCGACCACGCCGTCGTCCGGCGGCGTGCCAGCGAGCGCAG CTGGTGCAGGAACCGGCGGCGGATCGAAGGCGACGCCGACGTCGCCGTACCTGACGACATCCGGCGGCGCGTCGATCCGGGGGGCGGTGAGCCTGGCGCTCGCGTTCGCGGCTGTCGCCATCTATGCCGTCTGA
- the LOC117838269 gene encoding small ribosomal subunit protein uS7cz/uS7cy, with protein sequence MSRRGTAEKRTAKSDPIFRNRLVNMVVNRIMKDGKKSLAYQILYRAVKKIQQKTETNPLLVLRQAIRRVTPNIGVKTRRNKKGSTRKVPIEIGSKQGRALAIRWLLEASQKRPGRNMAFKLSSELVDAAKGSGGAIRKKEATHRMAEANRALAHFR encoded by the coding sequence ATGTCACGTCGAGGTACTGCAGAAAAAAGAACCGCAAAATCCGATCCAATTTTTCGTAATCGATTAGTTAACATGGTGGTTAACCGTATTATGAAAGACGGAAAAAAATCATTGGCTTATCAAATTCTCTATCGAGCCGTGAAAAAGATTCAACAAAAGACAGAAACAAATCCACTATTGGTTTTACGTCAAGCAATACGTAGAGTAACTCCCAATATAGGAGTAAAAACAAGACGTAATAAAAAAGGATCGACGCGGAAAGTTCCGATTGAAATAGGATCTAAACAAGGAAGAGCACTTGCCATTCGTTGGTTATTAGAAGCATCCCAAAAGCGTCCGGGTCGAAATATGGCTTTCAAATTAAGTTCCGAATTAGTAGATGCTGCCAAAGGGAGTGGGGGTGCCATACGCAAAAAGGAAGCGACtcatagaatggcagaggcaAATAGAGCTCTTGCGCATTTTCGTTAA
- the LOC117838567 gene encoding uncharacterized protein: protein MAEVTLRRFELTDVDAMMAWASDPQVAAFCRWEPYESREPLLAFLRDTVLPHPWFRAVCAVPGGAVVGAVSVAPTAERCRGELGYVLARAHWGKGVATAAVRRALRDVFAEVEGLRRVEALVDVDNPASQRVAEKAGFRREGVLRRHYWHKGRARDMVMYSFLTSDPLPAE from the coding sequence AtggcggaggtgactctccgcCGCTTCGAGCTCACCGACGTGGACGCCATGATGGCGTGGGCGTCGGACCCGCAGGTGGCCGCCTTCTGCCGCTGGGAGCCCTACGAGTCCAGGGAGCCCCTGCTGGCTTTCCTCCGCGACACCGTGCTCCCGCACCCGTGGTTCCGCGCCGTCTgcgccgtccccggcggcgcggtggtcgGCGCCGTGTCCGTGGCGCCGACGGCGGAGCGGTGTCGCGGGGAGCTCGGGTACGTGCTGGCCCGCGCGCACTGGGGCAAGGGCGTGGCGACGGCGGCTGTGCGGCGCGCGCTGCGGGACGTGTtcgcggaggtggaggggctgcgGCGCGTGGAGGCGCTGGTGGACGTCGACAACCCGGCGTCGCAGCGGGTGGCGGAGAAGGCCGGGTTCCGCCGCGAGGGCGTGCTCCGTCGGCACTACTGGCACAAGGGCCGCGCCAGGGACATGGTCATGTACAGCTTCCTCACCTCCGACCCCCTCCCCGCCGAATGA
- the LOC117838564 gene encoding glutamate dehydrogenase produces MNALAATSRNFKQAAKLLGLDSKLEKSLLIPFREIKVECTIPKDDGTLASYVGFRVQHDNARGPMKGGIRYHHEVDPDEVNALAQLMTWKTAVANIPYGGAKGGIGCSPGELSISELERLTRVFTQKIHDLIGIHTDVPAPDMGTNSQTMAWILDEYSKFHGYSPAVVTGKPVDLGGSLGRDAATGRGVLFATEALLAEHGKGIAGQRFVIQGFGNVGSWAAQLITEAGGKVIAISDVTGAIKNVNGIDIAQLVKHSAENKGIKGFNGGDAIDPNSLLTEECDVLMPAALGGVINKDNANDIKAKYIIEAANHPTDPEADEILSKKGVLILPDILANSGGVTVSYFEWVQNIQGFMWDEEKVNTELRTYMTRAFGDVKKMCQSHNCDLRMGAFTLGVNRVARATVLRGWEA; encoded by the exons ATGAATGCATTGGCAGCAACCAGCAGGAACTTCAAGCAGGCAGCTAAGCTGCTGGGCCTCGACTCCAAGCTGGAGAAGAGCTTGCTCATTCCATTCAGGGAGATCAAG GTTGAATGCACAATCCCAAAAGATGATGGGACTTTAGCGTCCTATGTTGGTTTTAGGGTTCAACATGACAATGCTAGGGGGCCTATGAAGGGTGGAATCAGATACCACCATGAG GTTGATCCTGATGAGGTCAATGCCTTGGCACAACTAATGACATGGAAAACAGCCGTGGCCAACATACCGTATGGAGGAGCTAAAGGTGGAATAGGATGCAGTCCTGGGGAACTGAGCATTTCTGAGCTTGAGCGGCTTACCCGAGTTTTTACTCAGAAAATCCATGACTTGATTGGCATCCATACTGATGTTCCAGCACCAGATATGGGCACCAACTCACAG ACAATGGCATGGATACTTGATGAGTACTCAAAGTTCCATGGTTACTCACCTGCTGTGGTGACAGGAAAGCCTGTT GACCTTGGAGGATCACTGGGAAGAGATGCAGCTACTGGAAGGGGAGTTCTGTTTGCTACTGAAGCTTTGCTTGCAGAGCATGGCAAAGGCATTGCAGGACAGCGTTTCGTAATACAG GGATTCGGTAATGTTGGCTCCTGGGCAGCTCAACTGATCACTGAAGCTGGTGGCAAGGTGATTGCTATCAGTGATGTCACAGGCGCTATCAAGAACGTCAATGGCATTGATATCGCACAACTAGTGAAGCACTCAGCAGAGAACAAAGGGATCAAGGGCTTCAACGGAGGAGACGCGATCGATCCAAACTCACTGCTCACTGAAGAGTGCGATGTTTTAATGCCCGCAGCACTTGGGGGAGTCATAAACAA GGACAATGCTAACGACATTAAAGCGAAGTACATCATTGAGGCTGCCAATCACCCCACAGACCCTGAGGCAGACGAG ATCCTTTCAAAGAAAGGCGTTCTCATCCTGCCAGACATACTCGCAAACTCCGGCGGTGTCACAGTCAGTTACTTCGAATGGGTTCAG AACATTCAGGGGTTCATGTGGGATGAAGAGAAGGTGAACACAGAGCTCCGGACGTACATGACACGCGCCTTTGGGGACGTGAAGAAGATGTGCCAGAGCCACAACTGCGACCTCCGCATGGGCGCCTTCACCCTCGGCGTCAACCGCGTCGCGCGCGCCACCGTCCTCAGGGGATGGGAAGCCTGA
- the LOC117836710 gene encoding non-specific lipid transfer protein GPI-anchored 15: MGPAYAAAVRGLGIAVAAALLLSCRCAAAQPSAGSGCMPELVRLSPCMDYLSGNATTPDGPSCCSALSGMLTSSPGCLCMVLGGTAASLGVAVDGARAAQLLGACKVQAPPASQCNAVGAPTSSPAAPRTTTPGVPAAAAPSDANANPAGTGSKSTPASTLPYSDGSTGKPGAIFIFAAAALAFLHRF, translated from the exons ATGGGGCcagcctacgccgccgccgtgcgcggccTGGGCATCGCCGTGGCGGCCGCGCTCCTCCTATCGTGCCGGTGCGCGGCGGCGCAACCGTCGGCGGGCTCCGGCTGCATGCCGGAGCTGGTCCGCCTGTCGCCGTGCATGGACTACCTGTCGGGCAACGCCACGACGCCCGACGGGCCGTCGTGCTGCTCGGCGCTGTCGGGCATGCTGACGTCGAGCCCGGGGTGCCTCTGCATGGTGCTCGGCGGCACGGCCGCGTcgctcggcgtcgccgtcgacggcgccCGCGCGGCGCAGCTGCTCGGGGCGTGCAAGGTCCAGGCCCCACCTGCCAGCCAGTGCAACG CCGTGGGAGCTCCAACGtcgtctccggcggcgccgaggacaACGACACCGGGGGttccggccgcggcggcgccgtcagACGCCAACGCGAACCCTGCAG GTACTGGATCGAAGTCTACACCAGCATCCACCCTGCCATActctgacggaagcacaggcaaGCCTGGAGCGATCTTCATCTTCGCCGCCGCAGCACTGGCGTTTCTCCATCGTTTCTGA